GCGGAGTTGCGCGACGGCGTAATCAGTCTGGCCAAAGAAATATGGAACGAGTATTATGCACCGGTCTTTGGATCATCGGATAGCGAGATCCTTGCTATCTATTCGCACATGATCGACGCTGCGCTCTACCTGCCCAACTATCCGCTGGGCCATATCATCGCCTTTCAAGTAGAGCAACACTTGAAACAACACGGCCTGGCCTCGGAAATGGAGCGCATGTGCAGGATCGGTTCGGTCACGCCGGACCACTGGATGTACCAGGCGGTCGGCACCGGGATCTCCACCGAACCGCTTTTGCATGCAGCCGAGGACGCCCTGAATGCCCTTTAACAGTAGGTCTCCCCAGCTTTCGCAATGATGTCGCCTTGAAACATTCAGTGATGCATATCTCCCCGTCGGCCGCGAAACGGCTGGCGCTGCACCGTCAACTACTGGACGGACGCACAAAACTCGCACACGGCAAGGAGGGTGTTGCGCAGGTGATCGAGAAACTCGGTTACGTGCAACTCGATACCATCGCGGTTATTCAACGCGCTCACCATCACACTCTCTGGACCCGGCACCCTGATTACGAACTCAACATGCTGCACGAACTTCAGGCCGTGGATCGACGCATCTTCGAGTACTGGGGTCATGCCGCATCGTATTTGCCGATGATCGATTATCGCTACTATCTGCCGAGGATGCGTCGCTCCGATGATCCCCATAGCAAATGGGAAAAACAGCGGCTGGAGAAGTGTGGTCACCTCATGCCGGAAGTACTGAAAAGAATTCGCAACGAAGGTCCCTTGAGTTCTGCCGACTTTGCACGAACTGATGAACGCAAGCGGGGTCCCTGGTGGGACTGGCGACCTACCAAAGTGGCCTTGGAATTGTTGTTCGTCAGGGGTGAGTTGATGATCACCGAACGACGCAACTTTCATCGCGTCTACGACCTGACCGAAAGAGTGCTGCCGAGCGACACCGACACAACCGTTCCTTCCAATGCCGAGTGGGGACGGTTTCTGGTACGTCGCGCCCTGGAGGCCTATGGTGTCGCGAACGAGTACGACATTCGTTTCCATATTCACGGCGCCGGCAAGGAGATCATCGCGGCAGCTATCAACGACCTGGTCGAGTCGGGGGAGGTTGTATGCGTCACTGTCGGTCGGGACAGGGATAGCCGATGGTATGGTCTGTCGGATTGTCTGCATAGTTTCTCCCTGCGTAAGAACCGGCCGCGCCTGCACCTGTTGTCACCGTTTGACAACATGATCATTCAACGTGAGCGCCTAAAGCAACTTTTCAACTTCGACTATACGCTGGAATGTTATGTCCCGGCGCCGAAGCGTAGGTATGGATACTTCAGCCTGCCGATTCTTTGGGGTGAAGCGTTCGTCGGCCGCCTTGACGCCAAAGCGGTGCGCAAGAAGCGTCTGTTGATCGTTCGTGCGTTGCATCTGGAGCCGGATTTCATCTCCGACGATCGATTCCTGAGCGCTTTGGCCACCAAGTTGTGGGACATGGCTGCTTTTAACGAATGCGACGAGATTCAAGTCAAATCAACGTCGCCTGGAAGAGTCAAGAAGTCCCTCCAAAAGCAACTCAAGCTGAAGCGGCGTTAGGTAACGTCACTTATGCCTCGACTGCGCTCGGCATGACATAGACGGCAGATGTGGACACCCGCCGGTCCTCACTTGTGGCCTTGGGCGACCCCGCCCGACGAATGCGATGCGTGCCACAAGCTGTCAGGCGAGTCGCCTTATAGCACCTGCATCTCATACCGCTCGCCGGCAATGACGACGGTTGAGGCGCTCAAGGCAATGCGCACGATGCGCGAGAGACACGGCTTGTCCGTGTGTTGTGTCGGGTCTTGGACACACCAAAGGTGTGGGTGTGACCCGACACGCAAGTACATGTGGGATCTGCGCGGCAGGTCACACAAATTCGCTTGCACGAATTCGCAAGACCTGCCGCAACAAGCCATGGTGGTTTCATCAAAGACTCCGTGGCCCCTGTGCTGTGCGCCGTCAATCCTTCATCAACACCGTAAAGATACGCTCAGAACGCGCGCCATCCTCATCCACCAGTACCAATTTGTGCTCACCCGGTTTGGGCGCCAATGACATCTGATGCAGGTCAACCGTCGACCCCAGGTAATCGCCGTCAAGGTGCCAGAAGATCGTGGTGCGAGGATCGCGGTGGGCTGCTTCGAAAACTGTCCGCCCCCTGACGCCGTCAAGCTGGGACGGCACGTAGATATTTCCCTTCCAGCCGGGGTAAACAACAGCCATGGGACCTGACCGACTGTCGGCGCCGGACTCGTTACAATCCGGACGGAATGGCGGCAACGGTTTGTAATCGACATGGCTCTCCCGGTAATACCACTCCATCGCGGGCGGCAGTACGAACCACGGCACGGATCTGAGAGCGGCCAGGCGTTCACAGTCGGTGCTGATTTGCCAGGCCAAAGTTGAGTCGCAGTGAACGAGGCGGCAATACGAACATGAGCTGTTGTGCAATCCGGACGGCGGCACCAATGTCGACACAGTTGATGCACAATCGGGACCGATGCGACACCCGCTCTTTGCACAGACGTCGATCTGCACCAGACGGCTTTCGGGGCAGTCGAACCAGTCGGACGCAGGTAGCAACCCGAACAGATCGAACAGAATCGGCGCGGCTGCGGCAAGCCCGGTCAAGCCGGGTCGTCCTTCGCCATCGGCGTTACCGACCCACACGCCGACGGCATGGGCGGGCGTCACACCGATCGCCCAGGCATCGCGAAAACCCTGGCTGGTAGCGGTTTTCCAGGCCACCTGGCGCGACGACGTGAACTCGCGCCAGGTGCTCTCTTCATCCGGACGGGTGACTTCAAGCATGGCTTTCAAGGTCAGCCAACAGGCGGCTGCATCCAGAGGTGCGGCGGTGATCGTGGAGCGCGACGACCGGATACCACCT
Above is a window of Candidatus Zixiibacteriota bacterium DNA encoding:
- a CDS encoding winged helix DNA-binding domain-containing protein, with amino-acid sequence MKHSVMHISPSAAKRLALHRQLLDGRTKLAHGKEGVAQVIEKLGYVQLDTIAVIQRAHHHTLWTRHPDYELNMLHELQAVDRRIFEYWGHAASYLPMIDYRYYLPRMRRSDDPHSKWEKQRLEKCGHLMPEVLKRIRNEGPLSSADFARTDERKRGPWWDWRPTKVALELLFVRGELMITERRNFHRVYDLTERVLPSDTDTTVPSNAEWGRFLVRRALEAYGVANEYDIRFHIHGAGKEIIAAAINDLVESGEVVCVTVGRDRDSRWYGLSDCLHSFSLRKNRPRLHLLSPFDNMIIQRERLKQLFNFDYTLECYVPAPKRRYGYFSLPILWGEAFVGRLDAKAVRKKRLLIVRALHLEPDFISDDRFLSALATKLWDMAAFNECDEIQVKSTSPGRVKKSLQKQLKLKRR